TTCGCGCATGGAGCGGACGGACCTCTGAGGTACTCTCCCCGGTATGCATTCGTACAGACATGGGGCTTGTCCGGCGGAAGATCGGTTTGGAGGCGAGACTGACCACTGAAGAGGCAATATCGGCCTTGGAGGCCGCTGTCCGCGCATGGGATCACGGTCGGGGCGCATGGCCTGTTATGCGGGTTCAGGAGCGCGCAGAGAGGTTGTCAGCGTTCGCCATTATGATGCGCTCAGTTCGGGATCAATCTGTTCGCATGCTCATGTGGGAGACAGGCAAGAGCCTCTCCGACAGCGAGAAGGAGTTTGACCGAACAGTCCAGTATATTACTGATACAGTGGAGGCATTGAAAGAGACAGATCGTGCCGGGGCCAGGTTCTCCTCAAACAGCGGCGTTCTGGCACAGATTCGCCGCT
This genomic stretch from Desulfatiglans sp. harbors:
- a CDS encoding aldehyde dehydrogenase family protein; this translates as MTQEIRKKIEALFPCEKDIPREIDFAPCGGTYEGGMTYLIDGELRAWSGRTSEVLSPVCIRTDMGLVRRKIGLEARLTTEEAISALEAAVRAWDHGRGAWPVMRVQERAERLSAFAIMMRSVRDQSVRMLMWETGKSLSDSEKEFDRTVQYITDTVEALKETDRAGARFSSNSGVLAQIRRSPLGVVLCMGPFNYPLNETFTTLIPALAMGNTAVVKLPRYGSLCQIPLLHAFK